In Spiroplasma chinense, a single window of DNA contains:
- a CDS encoding M3 family metallopeptidase, which produces MKRQEVLNNFKWNVSDIYTDEKSFKKDLKAVIEGNLALLKYKGKLNDFEVFKDFFIENEKINEIEEKIGHYFKILEVEQNNKLAQRLESIYQQELSELDGKFTWINEEIKHFDQEKFLNFIKNDNTLKSYLQGYKEFFKNLKYLLPYDERELLSLTSSSSCAMSEMYNTLLVKDNIAKEVEILGQNYKLDNTTYSQIMSKTDPIKDQFLRAQFAKLYRERIKENKYTFTKIYDALIRENIEYSNMIGMDNYFDYYFDDEDFYKTELEVLTQAVKENQHLFKRYLKLYKTHFNFKEKFYNTDTSLRFAKEKNETYSVEQAKEIIRESLKVLGPEYLEKLENSWSDYKVDYYEDENKSEGAFTINSYNFDTLVSMNWTDDMESVYTLTHEIGHAVHFDFARQYQPKPLHSFGNIIAEVASTLNEHLLSDHLLKNEDIDGQINILQNKIDFLVLNIFSSVRFTKFEMLCHQLIQEGKSVTQETLKEVFEQVKYGIDFMDEFEKDVELYSWIDISHLFEQPFYLHKYAVSVSVAFKIYTDFKEKQDPNIILDYLKMGGSLEPMKLFEKVGFDCKSIDSYKPIMSLIEESIDKLEELLNKKTSV; this is translated from the coding sequence ATGAAAAGACAAGAAGTTTTAAATAATTTTAAATGAAATGTATCAGATATTTACACTGATGAAAAATCATTTAAAAAAGATTTAAAGGCAGTAATAGAGGGTAATTTAGCTTTGCTAAAGTACAAAGGTAAGTTAAATGACTTTGAAGTTTTCAAAGATTTTTTCATTGAAAACGAAAAAATCAATGAAATTGAAGAGAAAATTGGTCATTATTTTAAAATTTTAGAAGTTGAACAAAATAATAAATTAGCACAAAGACTAGAATCAATTTATCAACAAGAATTGTCAGAACTTGATGGTAAGTTCACATGAATAAATGAAGAAATAAAGCATTTCGACCAAGAAAAATTCTTAAATTTTATAAAAAATGACAATACTTTAAAAAGTTATTTACAAGGTTATAAAGAATTTTTCAAAAATCTAAAATATTTATTACCTTATGATGAAAGAGAACTATTATCACTTACAAGTTCTTCAAGTTGTGCAATGAGTGAAATGTATAATACTTTATTAGTAAAAGATAATATTGCAAAAGAAGTAGAAATACTTGGTCAAAATTATAAATTAGATAATACAACTTATAGTCAAATAATGTCTAAAACAGATCCAATTAAAGATCAGTTTTTAAGAGCTCAATTTGCAAAACTATATAGAGAAAGAATTAAAGAAAATAAATATACTTTTACAAAGATTTATGATGCTTTAATTCGTGAAAATATAGAATACTCAAATATGATTGGAATGGACAACTACTTTGATTATTACTTTGATGATGAGGATTTTTATAAAACTGAACTTGAAGTTTTAACTCAAGCAGTTAAAGAAAATCAACATCTATTTAAAAGATATTTAAAGTTATATAAAACTCACTTTAACTTTAAAGAAAAATTTTATAACACTGACACTTCTCTTAGATTTGCAAAAGAGAAAAATGAAACTTATAGTGTTGAACAAGCAAAAGAAATTATAAGAGAATCTTTAAAGGTATTAGGACCAGAATATCTTGAAAAATTAGAAAATAGTTGAAGTGATTATAAAGTTGATTATTATGAAGATGAAAACAAAAGTGAAGGGGCATTTACTATAAATTCTTATAACTTTGATACATTAGTATCAATGAATTGAACTGATGATATGGAATCAGTTTACACTTTAACTCATGAAATAGGCCATGCAGTTCACTTTGATTTTGCAAGACAGTATCAACCAAAACCACTTCATTCATTTGGAAATATCATAGCTGAAGTTGCTTCAACTTTAAATGAGCACTTATTAAGTGATCATTTATTAAAAAATGAAGATATTGATGGACAAATAAATATCTTACAAAATAAGATAGACTTTTTAGTTTTAAATATATTTAGTTCAGTAAGGTTTACTAAGTTTGAAATGCTTTGTCATCAATTAATCCAAGAGGGCAAAAGCGTAACACAAGAAACTTTAAAAGAAGTATTTGAGCAAGTAAAATATGGAATTGATTTTATGGACGAATTTGAAAAAGATGTAGAACTATATTCTTGAATAGATATTTCACATCTTTTTGAACAACCATTTTACTTGCATAAATATGCAGTTTCAGTTTCTGTTGCTTTTAAAATCTATACAGATTTTAAAGAAAAACAAGATCCAAACATTATCTTAGATTACTTAAAAATGGGTGGTAGTTTAGAACCTATGAAATTATTTGAAAAAGTAGGGTTTGATTGTAAATCAATTGATTCTTACAAACCAATAATGTCTTTAATTGAAGAAAGCATAGATAAATTAGAAGAATTATTAAATAAAAAAACTAGTGTTTAA
- a CDS encoding nitroreductase family protein, whose translation MSKTVEYLKTRRSPKKYVESYKLSDQEKEVILEASRWAPSSVGLEPYRILFIENKEIREEMKEFCWNQPGTATSSAMQIWIGYKEEIMKNKIIPSQNERNVPEGFEKAREYRVLAYENVKSGFEIDNDQFCARQAYISLGCALVAAEEIGIDFCPIEGMLPRKIEKILEKHNLIDLENEFICVAAFMGKVDKESRNYHAFDKLRREKNEVYKIVE comes from the coding sequence ATGTCAAAAACAGTTGAATATTTAAAAACAAGAAGGTCACCTAAAAAATATGTTGAATCTTATAAATTAAGTGATCAAGAAAAAGAAGTTATTTTAGAAGCTTCAAGATGAGCACCTTCATCAGTTGGTCTTGAACCTTATAGAATCCTATTTATTGAAAATAAAGAAATTAGAGAAGAAATGAAAGAATTTTGTTGAAATCAACCAGGTACTGCAACTTCAAGTGCAATGCAAATTTGAATTGGTTACAAAGAAGAAATTATGAAAAACAAAATTATTCCTTCTCAAAACGAAAGAAATGTACCTGAAGGTTTTGAAAAAGCAAGAGAATATAGAGTATTGGCTTATGAAAATGTAAAAAGTGGATTTGAAATTGATAATGACCAATTTTGTGCAAGACAAGCGTACATTTCATTGGGATGTGCATTAGTTGCAGCAGAAGAAATTGGAATTGATTTTTGTCCAATTGAAGGTATGTTACCAAGAAAAATTGAAAAAATATTAGAAAAACATAACTTAATAGATTTAGAAAATGAATTTATCTGTGTGGCAGCTTTTATGGGAAAAGTTGACAAAGAATCAAGAAATTATCATGCATTTGATAAATTAAGACGTGAAAAAAATGAAGTTTACAAAATTGTAGAATAA
- a CDS encoding lipoprotein translates to MKKLLSLLAATGLVATTSATVVACGDKPAAGEDNGPVDTTTLTGKFTALVNEKIKDKKIKAVDAKTTVDEVIAEFSTSNEGAVIAEGTDPTAEGQIKISFEIKGTEGKSVENDATVTFTLTESKVKEATTFAEGDENETPGTDGEDTTPAFEWAESTALEVTFISIRETLEVSGTEFEASLTSIIDNKGLPEISILTEGVTLAVSGEVSLISINGKTPTEVEEGYIKLSVLSDGKTLDFNGGDARAEAGVYVWEINHGDFATLTITLTVVDDSKGE, encoded by the coding sequence ATGAAAAAATTATTAAGTTTATTAGCAGCTACTGGATTAGTTGCAACAACTAGTGCTACAGTTGTAGCATGTGGTGACAAACCAGCAGCTGGTGAAGACAATGGACCAGTTGATACAACTACTTTAACTGGAAAATTTACAGCATTAGTAAATGAAAAAATCAAAGATAAAAAAATCAAAGCTGTTGATGCTAAAACAACAGTTGATGAAGTTATTGCTGAATTTTCAACAAGCAATGAAGGTGCTGTAATAGCAGAAGGAACTGATCCAACTGCTGAAGGACAAATCAAAATTTCATTTGAAATTAAAGGAACAGAAGGAAAATCTGTTGAAAATGATGCAACAGTAACTTTCACATTAACTGAATCAAAAGTTAAAGAAGCTACAACATTTGCTGAAGGTGATGAAAATGAAACACCAGGAACTGATGGAGAAGATACAACACCTGCTTTTGAATGAGCAGAATCTACTGCATTAGAAGTTACATTTATTTCAATTAGAGAAACTCTTGAAGTTTCTGGGACTGAATTTGAAGCAAGTTTAACTTCAATTATAGACAATAAAGGTTTGCCAGAAATTAGTATTTTAACTGAAGGAGTTACATTAGCTGTATCAGGTGAAGTGTCATTAATTTCAATAAATGGCAAAACTCCAACAGAAGTAGAAGAAGGTTATATTAAATTATCAGTTTTATCTGATGGAAAAACTTTAGATTTCAACGGTGGAGATGCTAGAGCTGAAGCAGGAGTTTATGTTTGAGAAATTAACCACGGTGATTTTGCAACATTAACAATTACTTTAACAGTTGTTGATGATTCAAAAGGTGAATAA
- a CDS encoding SEC-C metal-binding domain-containing protein, producing MDKLNENNETLDILDRSELYKANRNNKISDTDAQKFVDKIFENYFLDNDNINFLQMNGFNFFVFNDNELCFCLSAKKYSECCKANLKKEVNENYIPYESSLTNKKTYLSYMEYSNALFEKHYKVLSKLEACNWPECKSSSVENKLYNIDFSKKNFLTTNTINPMDNNYKMGEVFFKPATNKNFKFFGLCKEHNEMIDSIVISKTSSDDELLKLHFKPILYKAFLLKVQLEMLKEEFRNNFNSIKEEGFKSLFIYRLRKVSNQTSSLLNLLNDYKKNVLKNESYEIIRMLLPSSETIKVYDLIYPQICPDDFRLVNSVNNVFVQENAATLIVVNDKSNSYISFVYDTKNKALNEFFKQYLKIIKNKAKSEAAFVSNCSLLFADNVLFNEDFFKKITDEDKALFSALNKFRYENPNMGQEYLKMKFFAGFNKGNNFF from the coding sequence ATGGATAAATTAAACGAAAACAATGAAACTTTAGATATTCTTGATAGAAGTGAATTGTATAAGGCAAATAGAAATAATAAAATTTCTGATACTGATGCTCAAAAATTTGTTGACAAAATTTTTGAGAATTATTTTTTAGACAATGACAATATTAATTTCTTACAAATGAATGGTTTTAATTTTTTTGTATTTAATGACAATGAATTATGTTTTTGTTTAAGCGCAAAAAAATATTCTGAATGTTGTAAAGCAAACTTAAAAAAAGAAGTTAATGAAAATTATATTCCTTATGAAAGTTCTTTGACAAATAAAAAAACTTATTTAAGTTATATGGAATATTCAAATGCTTTATTTGAAAAACATTACAAAGTTCTTTCTAAATTAGAAGCTTGTAATTGACCAGAATGTAAAAGTTCAAGTGTAGAAAATAAATTATATAATATTGATTTTTCTAAAAAGAATTTTTTAACAACTAATACTATAAATCCAATGGATAACAATTATAAAATGGGAGAAGTGTTTTTCAAACCTGCTACAAATAAAAATTTCAAATTCTTTGGTTTATGTAAAGAACATAATGAAATGATAGATTCAATTGTTATTTCAAAAACTTCATCAGATGATGAATTATTAAAACTTCATTTTAAACCAATTTTGTATAAAGCATTTTTATTAAAAGTTCAATTAGAAATGTTAAAAGAAGAATTTAGAAATAATTTTAATTCTATTAAAGAAGAAGGATTTAAATCACTTTTTATTTACAGATTAAGAAAAGTTTCTAATCAAACTTCATCATTATTAAACTTATTAAATGATTACAAAAAAAATGTTTTAAAAAATGAAAGTTATGAAATCATTAGAATGTTGTTACCTTCATCAGAAACAATTAAAGTATATGATCTAATTTATCCACAAATTTGTCCTGATGACTTTAGATTAGTAAATTCAGTTAATAATGTTTTTGTACAAGAAAACGCAGCAACTTTGATTGTTGTAAATGATAAATCAAATTCATACATTTCGTTTGTTTATGACACAAAAAACAAAGCATTAAATGAGTTTTTCAAACAATACTTAAAAATAATAAAAAATAAAGCTAAATCAGAAGCTGCATTTGTATCAAACTGTTCGTTGTTATTTGCAGACAACGTGTTATTTAATGAAGATTTCTTCAAAAAAATAACAGATGAAGATAAAGCATTATTTTCTGCTTTAAATAAATTTAGATATGAAAACCCTAACATGGGTCAAGAATATTTAAAAATGAAATTCTTTGCAGGCTTTAATAAAGGAAACAATTTCTTCTAG
- a CDS encoding GMP reductase, with the protein MYAFDYDDIQLVPNLCVVKSRSECDTSVKLGNHTFAMPVMPANMASVINEELCERLAKENQFYVMHRFNVDSFAFTKKMQEQNLIASISVGVKQEDYQLIEKMAKENVIPEYITIDIAHGHSFSVKEMIEHIRKHMSDKTFIIAGNVGTPHAVRDLESWGADATKVGVGPGKVCITKLKTGFGTGGWQLGAVKWCSKAAKKPIIADGGIRVNGDIAKSIRFGARMCMIGSLFAAHEESPGKNVEVDGVMYKEYYGSASEYNKGEKRYVEGKKEIIKVRGKLSETYKEMQEDLQSSISYSGGNKLKDIKKVDYVILKTSNF; encoded by the coding sequence ATGTACGCATTTGATTACGATGATATACAATTAGTACCAAACTTATGTGTGGTAAAGTCAAGAAGTGAGTGTGACACTTCAGTTAAATTAGGAAATCACACTTTTGCAATGCCTGTAATGCCTGCAAACATGGCATCAGTTATAAATGAAGAATTATGTGAAAGACTTGCAAAAGAAAACCAATTTTATGTAATGCACAGATTTAATGTTGATAGTTTTGCATTTACAAAGAAAATGCAAGAACAAAACTTAATTGCATCAATTTCTGTTGGCGTAAAACAAGAAGACTATCAATTAATAGAGAAAATGGCTAAGGAAAATGTTATTCCTGAATATATAACAATCGATATTGCTCACGGTCACTCATTTAGTGTAAAAGAAATGATTGAGCACATAAGAAAACATATGTCAGATAAAACTTTTATAATTGCAGGAAATGTAGGAACTCCTCATGCTGTAAGAGATCTTGAATCTTGAGGTGCTGATGCTACAAAAGTTGGTGTAGGACCTGGAAAAGTTTGTATAACTAAACTTAAAACAGGTTTTGGAACTGGTGGATGACAGCTTGGAGCTGTTAAATGATGTAGTAAAGCTGCTAAAAAACCTATAATTGCTGATGGAGGAATCAGAGTTAATGGTGACATTGCCAAATCAATTAGATTTGGAGCAAGAATGTGTATGATAGGAAGTTTATTTGCAGCTCACGAAGAATCACCTGGAAAAAACGTTGAAGTTGATGGTGTTATGTATAAAGAATATTATGGTAGTGCCAGCGAATACAATAAAGGTGAAAAACGTTACGTTGAAGGTAAAAAAGAAATTATAAAAGTTAGAGGAAAACTTTCAGAAACTTATAAAGAAATGCAAGAAGATCTACAATCTTCAATATCTTATTCTGGAGGTAATAAACTTAAAGATATCAAAAAAGTTGACTATGTAATTTTAAAAACAAGTAATTTCTAG
- a CDS encoding FMN-dependent NADH-azoreductase, with amino-acid sequence MSNKVLVISGTVTAPEKSYSIGVVNLFLEHYTKLNPNDEIIHLDLNNEPMAQKTLTRDNFSTFFNEKDSLEYIKQLKSVDKVIISSPMNNFAVSGLIKNYLDHVLLADQTFSYKYSKKGDAIGLLDNLKVQIITTQGAPKGWYPFGDHSAFLKGTFEFVGADVKEPILLAGTKVAPLSGQTPIEAAKSIEDVVVNAAQCF; translated from the coding sequence ATGTCAAATAAAGTTTTAGTAATTTCTGGAACAGTAACTGCTCCAGAAAAATCATACTCAATCGGTGTTGTAAATTTATTTTTAGAACACTATACAAAACTTAATCCAAATGACGAAATAATACATTTAGATTTAAACAATGAGCCTATGGCGCAAAAAACTCTAACAAGAGATAATTTTTCTACATTTTTCAATGAAAAAGATTCTTTAGAGTATATTAAACAACTTAAAAGTGTAGATAAAGTAATTATTTCAAGTCCTATGAATAATTTTGCAGTTTCAGGATTAATTAAAAATTACTTAGATCACGTTTTATTAGCGGATCAAACTTTTAGTTATAAATATTCTAAAAAAGGAGATGCAATTGGGTTATTAGATAATTTGAAAGTTCAAATTATCACAACTCAAGGTGCTCCTAAAGGATGATATCCTTTTGGTGACCACAGCGCCTTTTTAAAAGGAACTTTTGAATTTGTTGGAGCTGATGTAAAAGAACCAATTTTATTAGCTGGTACTAAAGTTGCTCCATTAAGTGGTCAAACACCAATTGAAGCTGCAAAATCAATTGAAGATGTAGTGGTTAACGCTGCTCAATGTTTTTAA
- the udk gene encoding uridine kinase, with protein sequence MKKVTIIIIAGGSASGKTTVATKIANEILKDESVSHISMDSYYKNFANLNFEEKQKLNFDHPNSMDIDLICEHLDKLKQRESVEMPIYDFTKHEQSGKTIHIEASDVIILDGILSLHVEEIRKRADIKIFIRTDDDIRFIRRLMRDTNERGRKLEDIVDQYLTTVRPMYKYFVEPSIDYADIIVPYYEGNNIAIDLIATKIKSLVNKD encoded by the coding sequence ATGAAAAAAGTGACAATTATAATCATAGCAGGGGGAAGTGCAAGTGGTAAAACCACTGTAGCTACAAAAATTGCAAATGAAATATTAAAAGACGAGTCAGTTTCACATATATCAATGGATAGTTATTATAAAAACTTTGCAAATCTTAATTTTGAAGAAAAACAAAAACTAAATTTTGATCATCCTAATTCAATGGACATTGATTTAATTTGTGAACACTTAGACAAATTAAAACAAAGAGAAAGCGTTGAAATGCCAATTTATGACTTTACAAAGCATGAACAATCAGGAAAAACAATCCACATTGAAGCAAGTGATGTAATAATATTGGATGGAATTTTATCTCTTCATGTTGAAGAGATAAGAAAACGTGCAGATATCAAAATCTTTATAAGAACAGATGATGATATTAGATTTATCAGAAGGTTAATGAGAGATACAAATGAACGTGGCAGAAAATTAGAAGACATTGTAGATCAATATTTAACAACAGTAAGACCTATGTATAAATATTTTGTAGAACCTTCAATTGATTATGCAGATATAATAGTGCCTTATTATGAAGGAAATAATATAGCAATCGACTTGATAGCAACTAAAATTAAAAGTTTGGTTAATAAAGACTAA
- the parE gene encoding DNA topoisomerase IV subunit B — MAENIKDLNYTEDSIQVLEGLDAVRKRPGMYIGSTDSRGLHHLVWEIVDNSIDEALAGVCTEINVTLEKDGSVTVKDNGRGVPIGMHKGSNKSTPEIIFSVLHAGGKFGGDGYKTSGGLHGVGSSVVNALSSKFKVTIHRDGLISTIKFNNGGKLSSPLKQIGTSKVTGTMVNFLPDETMFSTTKFSFSTISERLKESALLNSGLKITLKDERSDKYVEYLFENGLTEFVNELKGDQKALSNPVLIKGIDSQIEVEIALTYTNDFSENIMGFANNVKTSDGGTHITGFKTGLLKALNEYGKSQNIIKEKDKKLDSTDIREGLIAIVTVKVPENLIQYEGQTKGKLGTSEARFACERITEQNFSFWLQENKTIAILIIEKALLARKARDEARKARQAVRDQKAKSKGKTMLGKLTPAQGKNKLNNELFLVEGDSAGGSAKSGRDKKFQAILPLRGKVINAEKTKLIDLLKNEEITTIINAIGAGIGSDFDIEDINYGKIIIMTDADTDGAHIQTLLLTFFYRYMKELITNKNVYIAMPPLFKVTQSNKKDFIYLWTEDELVEYMKKSKNKVDIQRYKGLGEMNADQLWETTMDPEQRKIIQITVEDALAAENTFRTLMGDNAEKRKEWIEENVKFTLEDNTEFVEI; from the coding sequence ATGGCTGAAAATATTAAAGACCTAAATTATACAGAAGATAGTATTCAAGTTTTAGAAGGACTGGATGCAGTTAGAAAAAGACCTGGAATGTATATTGGTTCAACAGATTCAAGAGGATTACATCACTTGGTATGAGAAATAGTTGATAACTCAATTGACGAGGCATTAGCTGGAGTTTGTACAGAGATTAATGTAACTTTAGAAAAAGATGGTTCTGTTACTGTTAAAGATAACGGTAGGGGAGTGCCAATTGGAATGCATAAAGGTTCAAATAAATCTACACCAGAAATAATCTTTTCAGTACTTCATGCTGGAGGTAAATTTGGTGGAGATGGATATAAAACTTCTGGAGGACTACATGGAGTTGGTTCATCAGTTGTAAATGCTTTATCTTCAAAATTTAAGGTAACTATTCATAGAGATGGTTTAATTTCAACAATTAAATTTAATAATGGTGGTAAATTATCATCTCCTTTAAAACAAATTGGAACTTCAAAAGTAACAGGTACAATGGTTAACTTTTTACCTGATGAAACAATGTTTAGTACAACAAAATTTTCTTTCTCAACAATTTCTGAAAGATTAAAAGAATCTGCGTTACTAAATTCTGGATTAAAAATCACTCTTAAAGATGAGAGAAGTGACAAATATGTTGAATATTTATTTGAAAATGGTCTAACAGAATTTGTAAATGAACTTAAAGGTGATCAAAAAGCTTTAAGTAATCCTGTATTAATTAAAGGTATTGATTCACAAATCGAAGTGGAAATAGCTTTAACTTATACAAATGATTTTTCAGAAAACATTATGGGATTTGCAAACAATGTTAAAACAAGTGATGGGGGAACTCACATTACAGGTTTTAAAACAGGTTTATTAAAAGCGTTAAATGAATATGGTAAGAGTCAAAATATTATTAAAGAAAAAGATAAAAAATTAGACTCGACAGATATTCGTGAAGGATTAATAGCAATTGTTACTGTAAAAGTACCTGAAAATTTAATTCAATATGAAGGTCAAACTAAAGGTAAACTTGGGACAAGCGAAGCTAGATTTGCTTGTGAAAGAATTACTGAACAAAACTTTAGTTTCTGATTACAGGAAAATAAAACTATTGCAATATTAATTATTGAAAAAGCACTTCTAGCTAGAAAAGCTAGAGATGAAGCTAGAAAAGCAAGACAAGCAGTTAGAGACCAAAAAGCAAAATCAAAAGGTAAAACTATGCTTGGAAAACTAACTCCAGCTCAAGGAAAAAACAAATTAAATAATGAATTATTCCTTGTCGAAGGAGATTCAGCGGGTGGAAGTGCTAAATCAGGAAGAGATAAAAAATTCCAAGCAATACTTCCTTTAAGAGGTAAGGTAATTAATGCTGAAAAAACTAAATTAATTGATTTACTAAAAAATGAAGAGATCACAACAATAATCAATGCAATTGGTGCTGGAATTGGAAGTGACTTTGATATTGAAGATATCAATTATGGAAAAATAATTATCATGACTGACGCCGATACTGACGGGGCACATATTCAAACTTTATTATTAACATTCTTTTATAGATATATGAAAGAACTTATTACAAATAAAAATGTGTATATAGCAATGCCACCTTTATTCAAAGTAACTCAATCAAATAAAAAAGATTTCATTTACTTATGAACTGAAGATGAACTTGTAGAATACATGAAAAAATCAAAAAATAAAGTTGACATACAAAGATATAAAGGATTGGGTGAAATGAACGCAGACCAGTTGTGAGAAACAACAATGGACCCAGAGCAAAGAAAGATAATTCAAATCACAGTAGAAGATGCGCTTGCAGCAGAAAATACCTTTAGAACACTAATGGGTGATAATGCTGAAAAACGTAAAGAGTGAATTGAAGAAAATGTTAAATTTACCCTTGAAGATAATACCGAATTTGTAGAAATTTAA